From the genome of Anopheles moucheti chromosome 3, idAnoMoucSN_F20_07, whole genome shotgun sequence, one region includes:
- the LOC128303375 gene encoding protein KTI12 homolog codes for MPLIVITGLPRSGKTTRAKELETYFTENGKGPVHIVSEADCIVRSGYGVNESITDTTKEKQIRASLKSEAMKLLSKTSLVIMDGTNYIKGYRYEIFCMSKNARTTQCTVHCAMTVEQREARRSEIIQNSATSGSDLNADTFDALCLRYEEPQDSSRWDRPLFTVYGEEELNLSQINSALYDQAPLPPNLATQNMPLSATNFLFELDKTTQTIIDQIASARKIGLDGPVEIPQAGMRAEVPANMSVAQLNRHRRQFLNYVKMHTNVSSDISKIPAIFVQFLNTNTNGA; via the exons ATGCCTCTTATTGTCATCACCGGCTTACCGCGCAGTGGGAAAACAACCCGTGCAAAAGAGctggaaacatattttaccGAAAACGGTAAAGGGCCCGTCCACATTGTGTCTGAGGCGGACTGTATTGTACGGTCCGGGTACGGTGTAAACGAAAGTATTACCGATACgacgaaggaaaaacaaattcgAGCCAGCCTGAAGTCGGAAGCTATGAAACTACTATCCAAAACATCGCTGGTCATTATGGATGGCACAAACTACATTAAAGGATATCGGTACGAAATTTTCTGCATGAGCAAAAACGCTCGTACGACCCAATGTACGGTACATTGTGCCATGACTGTTGAGCAGCGGGAAGCACGCAGAAGTGAAATAATACAAAACTCAGCTACCAGTGGGAGTGATTTAAATGCCGACACGTTCGATGCCCTTTGTCTACGGTACGAGGAACCGCAAGACAGCAGCCGTTGGGATCGTCCCCTGTTTACCGTGTACGGCGAGGAAGAGCTCAACCTTTCGCAGATCAACAGCGCTTTATACGACCAGGCACCGTTGCCACCGAATTTAGCAACACAAAAT ATGCCACTAAGTGCAACGAACTTTCTGTTTGAACTGGATAAAACGACACAGACAATCATCGATCAGATTGCTTCCGCTAGGAAAATTGGCCTCGACGGACCGGTAGAAATTCCACAGGCAGGAATGCGTGCTGAAGTGCCAGCTAATATGAGCGTAGCGCAATTAAATCGTCATcgaagacagtttttgaattacGTTAAAATGCATACGAACGTTAGCTCAGATATTAGTAAAATACCAGCAATTTTTGTACAGTTTCTCAATACCAATACAAATGGCGCTTAA
- the LOC128303376 gene encoding biogenesis of lysosome-related organelles complex 1 subunit 6 yields the protein MSEETSDSESQDILEHNETVRALSGGLLQIYEPKLKEVKENLKELINKQNDLQIAMTSEKNAFSSRQIQEVNDMVLKTKAYKEKVSRIKMQMHQIHQRTKNLRAKALEIQELKVNQCATKLQQLHYEESLVANSKRTPRKS from the exons ATGTCTGAGGAAAC CTCCGATAGCGAAAGTCAGGACATCCTGGAGCACAACGAAACGGTCAGAGCACTATCGGGCGGATTGCTGCAGATCTATGAGCCTAAGCTGAAGGAAGTTAAGGAAAATTTAAAGGAACTAAT aaacaaacaaaatgatcTGCAAATTGCGATGACCAGTGAAAAGAATGCGTTCTCTAGTCGGCAGATACAGGAGGTGAACGATATG GTGCTAAAGACCAAAGCATACAAAGAGAAGGTTTCACgcattaaaatgcaaatgcacCAAATCCATCAACGGACAAAGAATCTCAGG GCAAAAGCGTTGGAAATCCAGGAACTTAAAGTGAACCAATGCGCAACGAAATTACAACAATTGCATTATGAAGAATCGTTGGTGGCAAACAGTAAAAGAACCCCACGAAAATCGTAA